From one Stieleria sp. JC731 genomic stretch:
- a CDS encoding transposase, whose translation MTDDQWELVADLVEVERKETGRPLKDRRIILNGIFWILRTDAAWRDLPDRFGKWQTVYDHFNI comes from the coding sequence TTGACGGACGATCAATGGGAACTGGTGGCAGACTTAGTTGAGGTGGAGCGGAAAGAAACCGGTCGTCCATTAAAAGACCGACGCATCATTCTCAACGGCATTTTCTGGATACTTCGCACAGATGCTGCTTGGCGTGATTTGCCCGACCGCTTCGGGAAATGGCAAACCGTTTATGACCATTTCAACATTTGA
- a CDS encoding IS3 family transposase (programmed frameshift), with protein MKKSRFTNELIAFALKQAETGTPVAEICRKRGVSEPTFYRWKKKFDGLGVAEVRRLRELEDENKRLKALVADLSLDKQILQDVLFKKALKPARLRKEVERVRVAYDVSQRRACRVLRLAISTCRYPSVKDEQAALRMRLKELAATRVHYAYRRLHILLRREGWQVNAKRVYRLYREEKLSLRLRTPRRRVACRTRVDRPEATCINDCWAMDFMYDELFDGRRIRLMTIADLFTRESLAIVVRQRFPAGDVVEALEQLRRTRALPKSIRVDNGTEFTSKAVDRWAYENGVVLDFSRPGKPTDNAFIESFNGSVRTECLNENWFLSLDDAKEKIESWRQDYNEHRPHSALGNLAPKEFASSGQASLAR; from the exons ATGAAGAAGTCTCGATTTACGAACGAACTGATTGCCTTTGCGCTCAAACAGGCCGAGACGGGAACGCCTGTTGCGGAGATCTGCCGAAAGAGGGGAGTCAGTGAACCGACGTTTTATCGATGGAAGAAGAAGTTTGACGGTCTAGGCGTTGCCGAAGTACGTCGGCTGAGAGAGCTTGAAGACGAAAACAAGCGTCTCAAGGCACTCGTCGCCGATCTCAGTCTCGACAAACAGATTCTTCAGGATGTCCTGT TCAAAAAAGCTCTAAAGCCTGCCCGTTTGAGGAAGGAAGTTGAGCGGGTTCGGGTCGCATACGATGTCAGTCAACGTCGCGCTTGTCGCGTCCTTCGATTGGCTATTTCGACCTGTCGCTACCCGTCCGTCAAAGACGAGCAGGCAGCCCTAAGGATGAGATTGAAAGAGCTTGCTGCGACGCGTGTGCACTACGCTTATCGTCGGCTTCACATCCTGCTTCGCCGAGAAGGTTGGCAGGTGAATGCGAAGCGTGTTTATCGGCTCTACAGAGAGGAAAAATTGAGCTTGCGTCTCAGGACGCCGCGACGGCGTGTTGCTTGTCGGACACGGGTCGATCGGCCCGAAGCGACTTGCATCAACGACTGTTGGGCGATGGACTTCATGTACGACGAGCTCTTTGACGGACGTCGAATCCGACTCATGACGATAGCGGATCTCTTTACTCGTGAGAGTCTCGCGATAGTGGTTCGTCAGCGATTCCCGGCCGGCGATGTTGTGGAGGCTCTTGAGCAGCTGCGAAGGACTCGCGCTCTTCCCAAATCGATTCGAGTCGACAATGGAACTGAATTCACTTCGAAGGCGGTGGACCGCTGGGCCTATGAAAACGGCGTGGTGCTTGACTTCAGCCGCCCAGGAAAACCAACGGATAATGCGTTTATTGAATCATTCAACGGAAGCGTTCGCACTGAATGCCTGAATGAAAACTGGTTCTTGTCTTTGGATGATGCCAAGGAGAAGATAGAATCCTGGCGACAGGATTACAACGAACATCGACCTCACAGCGCTTTGGGCAACCTGGCCCCCAAAGAATTCGCTTCATCTGGCCAGGCTAGCCTGGCCAGATGA